The genomic DNA AATCTTCAACTTCATGATGATTGATCTAGACAGTAAGAGACCAAAAGTGTTAGACCGCTCCCAGAGAGCGACCCATCATTACCTTCGTATTTGCTATGATTTCAATATTCTCTTGAGGTACATACGTCTCTTGGCCATCGGGGCGATCTCTCTTGTCGACCAAAATGGCATAATTGGGCTGTTGTCGCCACTGCTGCAAAGTAAGGTAAATATTTCCCCCccgaaaaatttgaaagaaaCGACCCCCTCTCTACCGGCTTGTCCTGCGGATGATTCATCCGAAGCCAAAACTCCGGAGCCTTGGCATATTCGTCCCAGCCAACTATAACGCCCCGATATCCCCACCTCTTGTGCCGTATAACCTGTCCGACCCGATAGAGCACGCGCGACGATCTCGTTCGGGgcgcgcgcgacgcggcGAAGTGTTCGTCACGTGGCGACGGTCGCCACGACTGTTTCCCGTGTTGCCGCTCCAAATCGAAGTTCATCTTCAAGACTTCggtcgccggcgacgtctcTGGGTcgcgctcgttttcgtcgtcgatttccgtgacggcgtcgacgtgtcGCGGACGAGAtttcgacgttgtcgtcgtcttcgtcgttcgtttcgtcggtttcttcttcgtttgcaGCGATTTCAACCATTTCTTCCAGCTCTCGGCGTCCGATAGGCTGAGAAACCAATTCGATGTTCGCTCCTTGTACTTCTCTATTGTCTGACCGAATCTGCGTAAAGAATCTCTTTTACTATCATCAGGCAGACGGCGGATCTGACGTTTGTAGAAGCTTTGTTCGTTCACTGGCCGACGGCGTCATCCAGTGAGATATCAGAAGCTGTGCGGGCAATACGGACAGAAGAATGAGCAATTGGACGGCGGGCTGCATAGCAGCAGCAGGCCTCTGCAAGCGATGACGTGTCTCTAAGAAGTTACAGTCCGGGACTTTGTTGCCAAGACTTTGGCAGGCGTTTCTCCCGAAATTTCTTGTTACAAGCGCTGCTTTTGAGCAGTTTGACTCTTTGAGACTACTCCGAACATCTGATGAGAAAATCAGGCAGGAATATACTTGTGTATCGGCTTTCGGGATCTTATCTTCTAACGACCACCTCAGATCGGCTACTAAAGAGCTTGTCTCCACGATCCGGTGTAAAAGCGGCTGTTTCAAAGCCGGCTAGTGGAACAAAAACGAACGGTACGACACGAAAACTACGGACTTCCATCAATAGAGGTttttcagaagaagaagggcTTACTTCTGCTTTGGCTTGTCtcgccgagaaagaaaaatggGAGCCGCTCCTGCGAGCCAAGGATAATCTTCTCAGACAAAAAGACCTCGTGATTGAAAGGTTTGAATACGTGggaaattattttctttctcgagGGTCTGAGCTCTTGCAGGCAGCGGGTGACCATTGACAAAATGCGCACCGAAGTGCATCTAATGGAGGGAGAATTGAATCGAGCATATATGGCAAATTCACAGGATGATCTCTGGGCAGTTCAGATCCAAGTGAGCAAAGCCTATCGTTGATTCTATGATAACCTTGTCCCTAGGTTAACCTTTAGGCTAGCTTTGCTCCTAGGTCACGATTTTGCCTGTTTGATTTTGTAGGAACAACAGTGTGAAGCTGCCGCACTGAAAGCTCGTCTTGCTGAACTAGAAATCGCCAAGAAGCGCGAAGTGAAGGCGTTGAGCAAAACGCTTGGGCAAGCCATAGTACGACCTTCTATATTGTAAATGAGTATCAGATTTAGAAAAACAGAGGTGGAATTGCAGGAGACGGTTCAAACGTTCAAGCATGATGTCATAGCGTTGAAGGATAAGGTGCGTGGATTCTGAAAACGTTGGACGGTAATTGCAGTGTAGTTACAGGTCGAAGAAAGGGATCGGGCTTGTAGCATTTTATTAGAGGAAAAGGCTTTCTTGGAGCGAGAATGCAATGAGATCAAGTACGTAAATCTACCAAATCTACATGGGGTTTTTTTCTATGGTCACCAGAGGAAAGCTTCGTGACTATGAGTCGTACGTTGTAAAATTGCCTTcgcaagaagaaaacgaagcgctGAAGGAAGAAGTATTAAAACTTCGCTCTGAAGTAGATCAATTGGCAGCGGAGACGTCGACACTAAGGAAGAATCTTGATAAATCCCAAGAAGATGGAGAAACAAAAGTCTGACAACGATGCGTACAAATTCTGACAGAGACGTTTATTTGATTAATATAGAACAGTGAAATTCAGAAGCTTCGCGACCAAATTTCAGCTTTGCTTCCTGAAGGGTAATTTACTGCTATGAAAACTCTCTTGGACTAATTTGCGTGTAGAGCCCAAGCAAGAGACTCTGTTATTCAGACGTCATCTGAATCCCTAGTTGCTTTGCGAGTTGAAGCAGAACGAGACCACCTTCAGAAGGTTTTTCATTATtacgaaacgaaaaagcgGTTTCTTACAGTGTACGAAATTCAGGTTCTCGCTGAAAAGGAAGCGCAACACCAGGCTCAAGTTGAAAAGTTGAAAAGATTGTTTAAGAAGCGTCACGGAGACGTCGTGAATAAGCTCAAGATTCAGCTTCAAGACGTTCAAAGACAGGAGCAGATGCTTCGAGAGCGGCTTCAGCAAGAAGAGGCAAAGATGTTCTCCAAGAGAAAGTGATGTGTCGACTAGTTGTGATTTTTTGCAGGACACTGTGTCTAGCATGAGATTGTCGGTGGCATCAGCTCAGGAAGAGAGAAGCAAAAGCAGAGCTTCTATTACTATGGTACCGACGTTattttcaaataaataagaCCTTATTTCTTTTGTGTAGCTCACTGAACATAATCAGCAATTACTCGAAGAAGTTCTCACGTTGAAAGATCAAATTAAACTGGTTTGAGCATTTTATATTGAACGTGTTCATCTCTGCTTACTCTTTTTCTTAGCGAGAGTCGGAGTTTGATGCTCGGGCACACAAAGTGTCGTCCCTGTCGTCGAGACTTCACGGAGTGACACGTGCTTGTATCAAGGATATGCAAGCCGTCGTGGATTGCTATTTAGGATACAGGGAAGGAAAAGAGCCTGATATAAGCAAACTCCTCGGAGTCAATTCTCCAAGTTTGTTCTGAACGTATTGCCTCTCTAATCCTAATTGTTTTTCCAGTTGACGATGATGATCAAGAGGAGTGCGAGGACCTGCTGGCAGCCAATCAGCAGCTGCTGGATGAAATGGAAGAAATACGAAAAGACGTTGATCGAGTTCGAACTGCTCTATCAGATAAGTATGCCGAGGATATAGGAAAAAATTGCCGGATACAGTAGACCTCACGAAGAGGGATTCCCTTTATGTTTTAGCCGCTTATACGCTATTCTCCGAAAGAACAGACTCTTTATAGTTTATATAAATTTTTCGGCTCAAAGTTCGATTTGATTGCCCCTCCCCACGTAGCGCACGTGCAGACGACGAACCATGGACACGCCTGCAAATAAGCCTTTTCTCGAACTCGATGCCGTCCCTGATTTAGTTCGCCAGCTCTTTCCTGTCTCGTCCGTTAGCCAATGCTCTACTCTCGTCTCCTACGACGATCTCAATTTCGTCGTGGAGGCGACGCTCGAAAACGAACCGCAACAgcagacgagaaaattcgtgCTGAAAGTCCTCAATCGGAGAGATTCCCTGCATGTGCCTCTCGTCGAAGGAATGAACAGCATGATGGCGTTTCTTCACGATCAAGGCCTTCCGTGTCCCGTTTCCCTTCGCGGCCGAAACGGCGACCAAGTCATTTTACACGGATTGCCGCATCCGAATTACAAAGCTGAGCCTGGAAGCAGCGATCTTCCGATGTATGCGGTTCGACTGCTCAGCTATTTGCCTGGCACTGTGCTCAATAGCTTGCCTCGCCAACTCGAAATCTATTTCAAAGTTGGAAAATTCCTCGGCGTTCTGTCGCGACATTTGGAAAATTTTCCGCCCAATCCTGCAATTCAAACGCGCGACTTCACCTGGGCTTTGACCCACGTCCTTGACTGCAAGTCACGCGTTAGCGTCATAAAGGAAacagaggaaaagaagcagtTAGTCCTTGACGTCTTGAATGCAtatgaaaagaaagtcgttcCCACTTTTCAGTCACTACCTCGGACTTACATACACGGAGACCTCAATGACTATAACATATTATTGGAAAAAGTGGACGGCGATGATTATGAAATTTCTGGCTTGCTGGACTATGGAGATGTCGTGTACAGCTACAGGGTGTGCGACATTGCTATAGCCATGGCATATGCGTGTATAGGCAAGGAGGAtctcttctctttgcctGGTAGTATTTTGGCTGGATATCAAAGCTCCTTTCCTTTGAGTGACGCCGAATTTGATCTTCTCTACTATTTGATGATTGCGAGAATGGCTCAGTCTGCTACGATGGGGTCGTATGCGTATGCGCAGAATCCGGATGAGTATTTGCTAGTGCACGCTGCACCAGCGTGGAAAACGATGGCTCGACTCTGGGAAATTCCAAAGCACGAAGTGGAAGAAAAGTGGAAAGCTTACTTTAAATAACAGATAAATAACACGTGTGCTTTTGCGCGTGCCGAGCGTGCGTGTTAGTGAAATTGCCATGGCGGACGAGTCAACCGTCGATTCCGACTTGGAGCGCTATCTACAGAAGGTGATAGGTCGCCAGAGTGCCATTGAAGCGACGCAACGCGTATAAATTAGAGCATTTCGTCGGATTCGCTGAATGTCGACTCCATTCCGACGAGTCCCGAGTTGAGCTTGCGAAAATCTCGAAATCGCGCCAATGAAAACGCCAACGTTCGACACTGGTgggacgacggcgacgaaccgGTACAAAGGAGCTATGTGAAAATCGAAACAAAGCaaaagatcgacgacgacgaggagaaacGCTCGGAGATGAGTCGAGACAGTttagaagaggaggaagaaagcCGAAATATCGCGCAGAAGTCGGGCGACTTCGACGACACGTTCAGTACGGGCGTGACGAGTCATCCCGCCGGTTTGGATACCATGGAGGAGCTCGAAGACAAGAAGATGTTTTTCGctcaaatcgaaaaagaTCGTTTATCGACGATCGATTATGCGGAATTGAATCGGCAAACGGAAATGTCGGAGACGACGGGAACGGTTGCCGCTTTGGAGGAAGAGGTCAGTTTGACGGGAGATGACCTACTCACAGAcatggaagaagaagaagaagaagaagaagaagaagaagaagaagaagaagacgacgaagataaaAGTGTAGAGGAAGGAAAACGCAGTCGAAAgtcctcgtcttcttcttcttcctcgtcgtcatcatcgtcatcgtcatcatcgtcgtcttcttcggctCCTTCGTTAGATGAAAGGAAAGATGAAGGTGACGTGATGCCAAAAACTTTCTCCGTCTGAATTTATGATTCTAGATTTGCGCTCTAGCGCCGTCTGGGAAGCTGCTGCGAAATTAGCAAGAGTAATTGCTACACAAGGGAGATATATAATATTTAGGGTTAATGTGTTGGTTGTTAGTTTGATAGTAAGGCTTCGACTGGAGGTGGAAGTTCAGAAAAATTTGCAACAGGTATACCGTTATTTTGCCTAGTTAGCTTTGTCTCATTGGCCTAACTTTTGCAGTTGTTCTCGATGCTGCTCAGTATCTCGttggaaagaaagaagacgagagtCTTCTCGAGGAACAGAGGGGCTTCAATCTCTCCCCCATTAAGGATACGAATAGCGAttacgaagacgacgtttcaagtgaagaagacgaaagggAAGACAGCGGAATGATTGAACTCAAAACGGCTCTCGAAGCAGCTGGATTACCTCCAATTGGAAGCAAAgccaaagaagacgtcgaagccaaagagaaaagtcCAACTTTGACAGATGAAATCATGAAAGGAGCTCAAGAGCAAGGTCTGACAGGTACGACCGTCGCACTGGCAGCAGCACACAGTCAAAGAGAAGAGTACACCGTAAAGGAAGTCGTCGTGGTTAGTTCTAACGATGAAGAGCCCAGAGGCTTTGACCTAATGCCAATCGAGGATTCAGAAACGGCGACAAAGCTGAAtgagagcgtcgacgtcgacgaaatcatAGAAGACGTGAAGAGAATTGAAAGCGAACTTAAACACGCCGTGAGATCAGCCAAAGACAGTGTCAaaggaaagacaaaaaagttGGCGGTTCGATTTCctggcggaggaggaggtgtTCCAGCGACGACAAGAACTGTAGAATTAAGGCGTTCTCTGTTGAAGAGCACCTCGCCAAAAGGATCCAAGTCGCGTAGTGCCAACTCGAGGTATGCTGGCGGCACGAAACGTGCAAataaggaggaagaggacgcgGCTTTGCGAAGGACGGTGACTCTTGGTTCAGAACTGCAAGAGGAAAACGGCAACGTGTCTGTTGCCCTTTCGCGCGAGTTGCCGTCTCGCCCGACAGTAACGACCGTTGGAGGCGATTGCGACAAGTGCATCGCTTTGGAAAGCGAGCTGGCGAAGAGGGAGAGTTTCTGGGCCAGAAGGGAGGAAGAGAATCGAGCAAGCTGGGAGGAAAGGATTGTCGAATTGAAGAGGGAATTGTACCTTACTCAAGCTAAGGTAGACAACTAAATGTCGGTGCAGTCTAATAGCGTCAGTAGTTCTGGTCGTTTTGTAGCTTAGAGCTAAGGAAGATTCAAACGTAAGTCAAAAGGAGGGGGAGGAAAACCTGTTGCGTGAACTAAAAGAGCAGGAAAATCTTATACGAGGATATCAGCAGGTGAAATGAATCCTTTGCCTTGTTTATTGTTACACAATCGATTGGGCTACGTTTAGGAAAACGAGAGATTATACAAGGAAACAAAAGAGGCTCAGATACGAACTAAGAGTATCGAGTCACAGCTATTTGCTGAAAATCAGCGACAGTCTCACGAGCTGTCTCAATTGAAGTAGGGCAACCTTACTAATTAATGAAGATCGTAGGaagttcttttctttttctagatcGCGATTGGAGCGTCGTGAAGAGGAATTGGCCGCTCACTGGACTCGCACCGATGGGAGTGCGGCGTTGGGTGCAGCGAGAATTGAGCAGGTGGAGCACGAATTGGCTGAAGCGAAGGAAGaagttgaaagagaaaagagaaaaggagacgaactCAGCGCCGTGAATCGGATGTTGGAGGAAAGCGTCGAGGCGCTGAAAGAGGAAATGACTGAAATTGAGGAGAGACATCGAATGGAATTGTCAGAGCAAAAGACGGCGAGCACTGCGTCTGTAAGTGGCGCAGAGCAAAGGTtttcaaatttgaaaatCGGGTGGGAAAAGGAAGTGGTCACTCTAAAGAGGCAGCTGAAGTGGTATGCGGAGAATCAGGCGATTTTGGATCGAGATTCCGAGACGATGAAAGCtcaacgagaagaaattgccAGTCTAAAATCTCAAATAGCGAAAACTAAGGCGTTCGATAAGGATTCCACCGAAAGAGGCAGacgaaaagacaaagaaaaattggctGATGCGAAACGAATACAAGATCTGGAAAGACAGGCAAGAGAAAATGTGTCCCTCCCTCAATTTTGACTGTGCTTATTTCAGGTTCGTGAAATGGAGCAGATtattcgtcgacgctatCCTAATTCTCTGTCAGCTCTTATCTTTTCTGCTCGTTCCGAGGGTGCAGACGACGATGCCACCGGATCTGCGGCTTCCGCCGAACTGATGGAAAAATCTGTCAAGAGACTTCACGACGAGCTGAAACGTAAGGATGAAGAATGGGAAAGAAAAATGCGAGCTTTACAGCAAAGGCATCATTTGCTGGAGGTAAGCAAAGCCAAAAATTGTTGGCTGGACAGTAGTTTGTGAATTATGACCTGCTTGTTTGTTAGACTCAATACGAAGAGCAGATTCAAAGTTTGACGGCTGAAATAGAAGGTTCTAAAACGGCTCACCGTACTGTTGGTAACACTCATCCGCACTCCACTGTCTTggcgttggaaagagaactGGCTAGTGTCAAGCTTATGCATCAAAACAAAGTGAAAGAGTTGGAGGATCAGGTCCATAGTTGGCGAGCGAAATGCGAGAAAGGTGGACcgcgaccgccgccgccgccgccgccgccgccgccgccgccgcagagAGAAGTCAAAAGCCATGTCGTGGATGAAAATcgcgaaagagaaatgaaTGCATTGGCCGTAGCGCTTGAAGCGAAGCAAGACGAAGTCGAgcgtttgaaaaaaatcaacaaagAGATGGAAATAGAAAAGACGAAGTTGAGTAAA from Oscarella lobularis chromosome 11, ooOscLobu1.1, whole genome shotgun sequence includes the following:
- the LOC136193277 gene encoding uncharacterized protein; this encodes MQPAVQLLILLSVLPAQLLISHWMTPSASERTKLLQTFGQTIEKYKERTSNWFLSLSDAESWKKWLKSLQTKKKPTKRTTKTTTTSKSRPRHVDAVTEIDDENERDPETSPATEVLKMNFDLERQHGKQSWRPSPRDEHFAASRAPRTRSSRVLYRVGQVIRHKRWGYRGVIVGWDEYAKAPEFWLRMNHPQDKPQWRQQPNYAILVDKRDRPDGQETYVPQENIEIIANTKINHHEVEDFFDSFDGTQYLPNSSLREVYPED
- the LOC136193276 gene encoding centrosomal protein of 85 kDa-like isoform X2; this encodes MRKSDRLLKSLSPRSGVKAAVSKPASGTKTNEEGLTSALACLAEKEKWEPLLRAKDNLLRQKDLVIERQRVTIDKMRTEVHLMEGELNRAYMANSQDDLWAVQIQEQQCEAAALKARLAELEIAKKREVKALSKTLGKTEVELQETVQTFKHDVIALKDKVEERDRACSILLEEKAFLERECNEIKGKLRDYESYVVKLPSQEENEALKEEVLKLRSEVDQLAAETSTLRKNLDKSQEDGETKNSEIQKLRDQISALLPEGAQARDSVIQTSSESLVALRVEAERDHLQKVLAEKEAQHQAQVEKLKRLFKKRHGDVVNKLKIQLQDVQRQEQMLRERLQQEEDTVSSMRLSVASAQEERSKSRASITMLTEHNQQLLEEVLTLKDQIKLRESEFDARAHKVSSLSSRLHGVTRACIKDMQAVVDCYLGYREGKEPDISKLLGVNSPIDDDDQEECEDLLAANQQLLDEMEEIRKDVDRVRTALSDKYAEDIGKNCRIQ
- the LOC136193276 gene encoding centrosomal protein of 85 kDa-like isoform X1, which codes for MRKSDRLLKSLSPRSGVKAAVSKPASGTKTNEEEGLTSALACLAEKEKWEPLLRAKDNLLRQKDLVIERQRVTIDKMRTEVHLMEGELNRAYMANSQDDLWAVQIQEQQCEAAALKARLAELEIAKKREVKALSKTLGKTEVELQETVQTFKHDVIALKDKVEERDRACSILLEEKAFLERECNEIKGKLRDYESYVVKLPSQEENEALKEEVLKLRSEVDQLAAETSTLRKNLDKSQEDGETKNSEIQKLRDQISALLPEGAQARDSVIQTSSESLVALRVEAERDHLQKVLAEKEAQHQAQVEKLKRLFKKRHGDVVNKLKIQLQDVQRQEQMLRERLQQEEDTVSSMRLSVASAQEERSKSRASITMLTEHNQQLLEEVLTLKDQIKLRESEFDARAHKVSSLSSRLHGVTRACIKDMQAVVDCYLGYREGKEPDISKLLGVNSPIDDDDQEECEDLLAANQQLLDEMEEIRKDVDRVRTALSDKYAEDIGKNCRIQ
- the LOC136193284 gene encoding hydroxylysine kinase-like, encoding MDTPANKPFLELDAVPDLVRQLFPVSSVSQCSTLVSYDDLNFVVEATLENEPQQQTRKFVLKVLNRRDSLHVPLVEGMNSMMAFLHDQGLPCPVSLRGRNGDQVILHGLPHPNYKAEPGSSDLPMYAVRLLSYLPGTVLNSLPRQLEIYFKVGKFLGVLSRHLENFPPNPAIQTRDFTWALTHVLDCKSRVSVIKETEEKKQLVLDVLNAYEKKVVPTFQSLPRTYIHGDLNDYNILLEKVDGDDYEISGLLDYGDVVYSYRVCDIAIAMAYACIGKEDLFSLPGSILAGYQSSFPLSDAEFDLLYYLMIARMAQSATMGSYAYAQNPDEYLLVHAAPAWKTMARLWEIPKHEVEEKWKAYFK
- the LOC136193280 gene encoding centrosomal protein of 162 kDa-like; its protein translation is MADESTVDSDLERYLQKSISSDSLNVDSIPTSPELSLRKSRNRANENANVRHWWDDGDEPVQRSYVKIETKQKIDDDEEKRSEMSRDSLEEEEESRNIAQKSGDFDDTFSTGVTSHPAGLDTMEELEDKKMFFAQIEKDRLSTIDYAELNRQTEMSETTGTVAALEEEVSLTGDDLLTDMEEEEEEEEEEEEEEEDDEDKSVEEGKRSRKSSSSSSSSSSSSSSSSSSSSSAPSLDERKDEDLRSSAVWEAAAKLARFDSKASTGGGSSEKFATVVLDAAQYLVGKKEDESLLEEQRGFNLSPIKDTNSDYEDDVSSEEDEREDSGMIELKTALEAAGLPPIGSKAKEDVEAKEKSPTLTDEIMKGAQEQGLTGTTVALAAAHSQREEYTVKEVVVVSSNDEEPRGFDLMPIEDSETATKLNESVDVDEIIEDVKRIESELKHAVRSAKDSVKGKTKKLAVRFPGGGGGVPATTRTVELRRSLLKSTSPKGSKSRSANSRYAGGTKRANKEEEDAALRRTVTLGSELQEENGNVSVALSRELPSRPTVTTVGGDCDKCIALESELAKRESFWARREEENRASWEERIVELKRELYLTQAKLRAKEDSNVSQKEGEENLLRELKEQENLIRGYQQENERLYKETKEAQIRTKSIESQLFAENQRQSHELSQLKSRLERREEELAAHWTRTDGSAALGAARIEQVEHELAEAKEEVEREKRKGDELSAVNRMLEESVEALKEEMTEIEERHRMELSEQKTASTASVSGAEQRFSNLKIGWEKEVVTLKRQLKWYAENQAILDRDSETMKAQREEIASLKSQIAKTKAFDKDSTERGRRKDKEKLADAKRIQDLERQVREMEQIIRRRYPNSLSALIFSARSEGADDDATGSAASAELMEKSVKRLHDELKRKDEEWERKMRALQQRHHLLETQYEEQIQSLTAEIEGSKTAHRTVGNTHPHSTVLALERELASVKLMHQNKVKELEDQVHSWRAKCEKGGPRPPPPPPPPPPPPQREVKSHVVDENREREMNALAVALEAKQDEVERLKKINKEMEIEKTKLSKLHEERISALTSYKTEELAAKNASLKQKLSGLELDLEHQRVQANAKQAKWESEARQTREAFEEKLAKQRKALTKETERLKKESLLRNSDSEMARLKSKLSAQQVMIDHLQRELSSVANCTDLVARARVREEKLKQQVERLYEELREARKHHTPEMHHYEALTAKIQRMETRHAQREQELRDVLLRTQEAAGLDADQTAEFWKREADMKTVELGKFREELDTILNVLSELKKQGISIPLCT